Proteins from a single region of Abyssalbus ytuae:
- a CDS encoding valine--tRNA ligase, which produces MEIPSKYEANSVEDKWYSYWMKHKYFHSTPDEREPYTIVIPPPNVTGVLHMGHMLNNTIQDVLVRRARLKGLNACWVPGTDHASIATEAKVVAKLKAEGINKSDLSREEFLEHAWEWTHKHGGIILEQLKKLGCSCDWDRTKFTMDNELSASVIKVFVDLYNKGFIYRGYRMVNWDPQAKTTLSDEEVIYQEKQGLLYYLSYPIEGSDEKVIIATTRPETILGDTAICINPEDERYTHLKGKKAVVPLANRVIPIIEDKYVDIEFGTGCLKVTPAHDINDKELGDKHNLEVIDIFNEDATLNDYGLHYKGKDRFTVRKEIAKELEEKGFLVKTENYINKVGTSERTGAVIEPRLSDQWFLKMKDLSKPALDAVINGDVNLVPDKFINTYRHWMENVRDWNISRQLWWGHQIPAYYYGSGKDDFVVADSRKEALKLAMEKSGNYNLKEADLTQDADALDTWFSSWLWPISVFNGILDPDNEEIKYYYPTNDLVTAPEILFFWVARMIIAGYEYRGDKPFKNVYLTGIVRDKLRRKMSKSLGNSPDPLKLIEKYGADGVRVGMLLSSPAGNDLMFDEELCKQGGAFANKIWNAFRLVKGWEVSESAEQPEAAMVAIKWYKEKFSKTLNEIEDHFSKYRISDALMATYRLVWDDFCSWLLEMVKPAYQQSIDKKTFDEVITIFEHNLKILHPFMPFLTEEIWQHIEERTPENALIVAKWTDIKTFDETVINEFDFAADVISGIRTIRKEKNIPFKEELKLFVINNEKVNSNFDSIIKKLANINGLEYVNDKVDKALSFRVKSNEYFIPMSGNIDVNEEIAKLEEELKYTEGFLKSVQKKLSNERFVNNAPEQVVATEKKKEADALAKIETIRESLAALK; this is translated from the coding sequence ATTGAGATTCCTTCAAAATATGAAGCAAATTCAGTAGAAGATAAATGGTATTCTTATTGGATGAAACATAAATATTTTCATTCAACACCTGATGAAAGGGAACCGTACACGATTGTTATACCTCCGCCAAACGTAACCGGCGTTTTGCATATGGGGCATATGTTAAACAATACTATTCAGGATGTGTTAGTAAGAAGGGCACGGTTAAAGGGGTTAAATGCCTGCTGGGTACCCGGTACGGATCATGCATCTATTGCTACCGAAGCCAAAGTGGTAGCCAAATTAAAAGCTGAAGGAATTAATAAATCTGATTTATCCAGGGAAGAATTTTTAGAACATGCCTGGGAGTGGACCCATAAACACGGGGGAATAATTCTTGAGCAATTAAAGAAACTGGGATGCTCATGCGATTGGGATCGTACTAAATTTACAATGGACAATGAACTCTCAGCTTCAGTAATAAAGGTTTTTGTTGATTTATATAACAAAGGTTTTATATATCGGGGTTACAGGATGGTTAACTGGGATCCTCAGGCTAAAACCACCCTCTCTGATGAGGAAGTAATTTATCAGGAAAAGCAGGGTTTACTTTACTATTTATCCTATCCCATAGAAGGGAGTGATGAAAAAGTTATTATTGCAACAACCCGACCAGAAACAATTTTGGGAGATACTGCTATTTGTATAAATCCGGAGGATGAAAGATACACGCACTTAAAAGGGAAAAAAGCTGTTGTTCCTTTAGCAAACAGGGTCATTCCTATAATTGAAGATAAGTATGTAGATATAGAATTTGGTACCGGCTGTTTAAAAGTTACCCCTGCACACGATATTAATGATAAAGAACTTGGGGATAAGCATAACCTTGAAGTAATTGATATCTTTAATGAAGATGCAACTCTAAATGATTATGGACTTCATTATAAAGGAAAAGACCGTTTTACCGTTAGAAAAGAAATTGCAAAAGAACTTGAAGAAAAAGGATTTTTAGTAAAAACCGAAAATTACATTAATAAAGTAGGAACCTCGGAAAGGACCGGTGCAGTAATTGAGCCCCGTTTATCCGATCAGTGGTTTTTAAAAATGAAAGATTTATCAAAACCTGCATTGGATGCAGTTATTAATGGTGATGTTAATTTGGTACCGGATAAGTTTATAAATACATACAGGCACTGGATGGAAAATGTCAGGGACTGGAATATTTCCCGGCAATTATGGTGGGGGCATCAAATACCGGCGTATTATTACGGATCGGGAAAAGATGATTTTGTAGTGGCTGATAGCAGGAAAGAAGCACTAAAGCTGGCTATGGAAAAGTCCGGTAATTATAATTTAAAAGAAGCCGATTTAACCCAGGATGCTGATGCGCTTGATACCTGGTTTTCTTCATGGTTATGGCCTATAAGCGTGTTTAACGGAATATTAGACCCTGATAATGAAGAAATAAAATATTATTATCCTACAAATGATTTGGTAACTGCTCCCGAAATACTGTTTTTCTGGGTAGCACGGATGATCATTGCAGGTTATGAATACCGGGGCGATAAACCTTTTAAAAATGTTTATTTAACAGGCATTGTGCGGGATAAGCTTCGCAGAAAAATGTCTAAATCCCTAGGGAACTCTCCGGATCCGCTTAAACTGATTGAAAAGTATGGAGCTGATGGTGTAAGGGTAGGAATGCTTTTAAGCTCTCCTGCAGGAAATGACCTGATGTTTGATGAGGAACTGTGTAAACAAGGAGGAGCTTTTGCCAATAAAATATGGAATGCTTTCCGTTTGGTTAAAGGATGGGAAGTTTCGGAGAGTGCTGAGCAACCGGAAGCAGCTATGGTTGCAATAAAATGGTATAAAGAAAAATTCAGTAAAACTTTAAATGAAATAGAAGATCATTTTAGTAAATACCGCATATCGGATGCTTTAATGGCTACTTATAGATTGGTATGGGACGATTTCTGTTCATGGTTATTGGAGATGGTGAAACCTGCTTATCAGCAATCAATTGATAAAAAGACATTTGATGAGGTAATTACCATTTTTGAACATAATTTAAAAATTCTTCATCCTTTTATGCCTTTCCTTACCGAAGAAATTTGGCAGCATATTGAGGAAAGAACACCCGAAAATGCTTTAATTGTAGCTAAATGGACTGATATAAAGACGTTTGATGAAACCGTCATTAATGAATTTGATTTTGCTGCGGACGTTATTTCAGGTATCAGAACCATCAGAAAAGAAAAAAACATTCCGTTTAAAGAAGAGTTAAAACTGTTCGTTATTAATAATGAAAAAGTAAATTCAAATTTTGATTCCATCATAAAAAAGCTGGCAAACATAAATGGATTGGAATATGTAAATGACAAAGTTGATAAAGCACTTTCCTTTAGGGTAAAATCCAACGAATATTTTATACCTATGTCTGGAAATATTGATGTAAATGAGGAAATAGCTAAACTTGAAGAAGAACTTAAATATACCGAAGGCTTCTTAAAATCCGTTCAAAAGAAATTATCTAATGAACGCTTTGTAAATAATGCACCGGAACAGGTAGTGGCAACAGAAAAGAAAAAAGAAGCGGATGCTCTTGCAAAAATAGAAACTATCAGAGAAAGTTTAGCAGCCTTAAAATAG
- a CDS encoding acyl-CoA-binding protein, with protein MTNEKLNKVFEEAVQFVNNYTEPLPADFLLNLYAYYKKATQNNEPPGSKKPIINAFKANALFQVRDLTEKQAKIGYIKLVNQYFTTNFGDNL; from the coding sequence ATGACTAATGAAAAATTAAATAAGGTATTTGAAGAAGCTGTGCAGTTTGTCAATAACTACACAGAGCCTCTTCCTGCTGATTTTTTATTAAACCTGTATGCTTATTACAAAAAAGCGACTCAAAACAATGAACCCCCTGGCAGTAAAAAGCCTATTATAAATGCTTTTAAAGCAAATGCTTTGTTTCAGGTAAGGGATTTAACCGAAAAACAGGCCAAAATTGGTTATATTAAACTCGTAAACCAATATTTTACAACCAATTTTGGCGATAATCTGTGA
- a CDS encoding phosphatidylserine decarboxylase family protein: MFHKEGFKIITGTFIICAAIVLLAEFYIPVYWLRLLLQISALILLILILQFFRNPKRLTNITDENIIAPVDGKVVVIEEVFEKEYFKDKRIQVSIFMSPVNVHVTRYPVSGMVKFSKYHPGKYLVAWHPKASEENERTTVVVNNPFYGDILYRQIAGALAKRIVNYAKENMPVIQGADAGFIKFGSRVDVFLPLDTEIKVKLHQKVKGGIDIIASKND, translated from the coding sequence ATGTTTCATAAAGAAGGCTTTAAAATAATAACTGGAACTTTTATCATTTGCGCAGCAATAGTATTGTTGGCAGAGTTCTACATCCCGGTATACTGGTTGAGATTATTATTACAAATATCAGCCTTGATTTTACTTATTTTAATATTACAGTTCTTCAGGAACCCAAAAAGGTTAACCAATATAACCGATGAAAATATTATAGCTCCTGTTGATGGTAAAGTAGTTGTTATTGAAGAGGTTTTTGAAAAAGAATATTTTAAAGATAAAAGAATTCAGGTTTCAATATTTATGTCACCTGTAAATGTTCATGTAACAAGATATCCGGTAAGCGGTATGGTTAAATTCAGTAAATACCATCCCGGTAAGTATCTGGTAGCGTGGCATCCAAAAGCCTCCGAAGAAAACGAACGTACTACCGTAGTAGTTAATAACCCTTTTTATGGCGATATTTTATACAGGCAAATAGCAGGTGCGCTGGCTAAGCGGATAGTAAATTATGCTAAAGAGAATATGCCGGTTATTCAAGGTGCTGATGCCGGTTTTATTAAATTCGGATCAAGAGTTGATGTATTTTTACCATTAGACACGGAAATTAAAGTGAAATTGCATCAGAAAGTAAAGGGTGGCATTGACATTATCGCCTCAAAAAATGACTAA